Proteins found in one Triticum aestivum cultivar Chinese Spring chromosome 4D, IWGSC CS RefSeq v2.1, whole genome shotgun sequence genomic segment:
- the LOC123097875 gene encoding organelle RRM domain-containing protein 2, mitochondrial, with the protein MALSSSSSTLLRRLLGSTPLSSSRSSVLRAAFCSSSSAAPSPTLPPPSTIFGDDTEVANVPPLTTPKLFVSGLSRLTTDEKLKSAFAPFGQLLEAKVITDRVSGRSKGFGFVRYASLEEAETARQEMNAKFLDGWVIFVDPAKQREQKPAPQPDTASSHAGFTINKTVGWCG; encoded by the exons ATGGccctctcctcgtcttcctccaccctgctccgccgcctcctcgGCTCCACCCCCCTTTCATCCTCCCGCTCCTCTGTACTTCGCGCCgccttctgctcctcctcctccgcggccccCTCCCCCACCTTGCCTCCTCCTTCGACCATCTTCGGCGACGACACCGAGGTCGCCAACGTGCCGCCGCTCACCACCCCCAAGCTCTTCGTCAGCG GGCTTTCAAGGCTAACGACGGATGAGAAGCTCAAGAGCGCGTTTGCTCCCTTCGGACAGCTTCTTGAAG CGAAAGTCATAACAGATAGAGTTTCTGGGAGATCAAAGGGCTTTGGTTTTGTAAGGTACGCGAGTTTAGAAGAAGCTGAGACCGCGCGGCAGGAGATGAATGCCAAGTTTCTGGATGGATGGGTCATTTTTGTCGACCCTGCAAAACAAAGGGAGCAGAAGCCTGCTCCTCAGCCGGATACTGCTTCCTCGCACGCTGGCTTCACGATCAATAAAACTGTAGGATGGTGTGGTTAG
- the LOC123097874 gene encoding uncharacterized protein: MQPEQRGGANAVGAAVRINGVADLLPFLLGVPVTYRFAKHNASLEGFVAERGYACACDSSCGYRRGGKALSAVEFEKHAGAKSKNQNGHIFLPNGTSLYDLFHTLREVPAERFPAAFREAAGVPMTVPAAAATCPPLAQGQPASREPELLQASDVMAEQPAWAAPAQQAFNFDITSEEANAGLSLLDLRGNNPASEAEPMDGIEWPSTEHSLSLIDAVEQIENSARGDHEMPDVVEVRITTGDRPRDIGLSTATHVKVKVMETKYQSVRTSETKYKPESLLKDVRGLLSTGLLEGFRVTYKKNGVEMTGRIDGQRYSCGCVQCDYSNIMNACEFEQHAGQLTNNQNDHIFLDSGISLYKLIQVLKYKRLDLLGDLIEEQTGLAPNLIEYGKWKASFQVENNGFVDAPSHHCSTQRLQESAAGVTSHRTLATTSANSLKKSTSNHISNLSWSAFRRPRWQYKRGSTQTSAPTLSKSPEKGTSGLSTCTSMKSVTVEIPSENITDPLSPEDIKPNFAADAAVISTSSECDPIDLAFSLSSPISIVQEPPLSHHMDSKTKEPRRTKVRDNSLHPLVFKEGGLPDLTLLTYKLKHGEVLKQGYKRGAGIVCDCCNEELTPSQFEDHAGMGKRRQPYRNIYTSEGLTLHELALKLQDSLNSNGVSSIDFSDIDDPHNIATSGCRKEPSTTSTPLIVPLKRTLQGRVVDTESCHLCGNACTTIGVIGEDMIIFCNQCERPCHVKCYNSGFQENNEPLNVLREYMQCHFFCCKKCQLLRASLHQELNKREKIRHKRSNVCWHLLSGMNPRRDVQQFIDQVIGIFKVAFPETADPESDIIRDMVIATDVGGKNDFRGMYCAVLTTSSKLVVSAAILKVRTEEVAELVLVATHNECRKKGYFRLLLRQIESHLTALNVQLLTAHVDPEMVPIWSKKLGFTILSDQEKSSLLEAHPLVMFEGLTLMQKSLAIKPDLEVLSNQVTMGEPSAPDLKISSNQVTMRERSAPDLNVLSNQVTMGEPSAVFVAYAL, translated from the exons ATGCAGCCGGAGCAGCGCGGCGGCGCAAACGCAGTCGGCGCAGCCGTTAGAATTAACGGCGTCGCGGACCTCCTGCCGTTCCTGCTCGGCGTCCCCGTCACGTAccgcttcgccaagcacaac GCTTCTCTGGAGGGATTCGTCGCCGAACGCGGCTACGCCTGCGCCTGCGACTCGTCCTGCGGCTATCGCCGCGGCGGCAAG GCCTTGTCGGCGGTGGAGTTCGAGAAGCACGCGGGGGCGAAATCGAAGAACCAGAACGGCCACATCTTCCTCCCCAACGGCACCTCGCTCTACGACCTCTTCCACACGCTCAGGGAGGTGCCCGCCGAGAGATTCCCAGCGGCTTTCCGTGAGGCCGCCGGAGTGCCAATGAcggtgcccgccgccgccgccacctgtccGCCCCTTGCGCAGGGTCAGCCGGCGAGCAGGGAGCCGGAATTGCTTCAGGCTAGCGACGTGATGGCGGAGCAGCCTGCTTGGGCTGCGCCGGCGCAGCAGGCTTTCAACTTCGATATTACGAGCGAAGAGGCGAATGCCGGCTTGTCTCTTCTTGACTTGAG GGGAAATAATCCAGCCTCCGAAGCGGAACCTATGGATGGCATTGAATGGCCTTCTACGGAACACAGCTTGAGTTTGATAGACGCAGTAGAACAGATCGAGAATTCAGCCCGTGGTGACCATGAGATGCCTGATGTGGTTGAGGTAAGGATCACAACTGGTGATCGACCTAGGGATATTGGCTTGTCGACAGCCACCCATGTGAAAGTGAAAGTGATGGAAACGAAGTATCAGTCAGTGCGAACATCAGAAACCAAGTACAAGCCAGAGAGTTTACTTAAGGATGTCAGAGGATTGCTGTCCACTGGGCTTCTTGAAGGTTTCAGGGTGACCTACAAGAAGAATGGG GTGGAGATGACTGGGCGTATAGACGGACAGAGATATTCCTGTGGTTGTGTGCAATGTGATTACAGTAAT ATAATGAATGCATGTGAGTTTGAGCAACATGCTGGCCAGTTAACAAACAACCAAAATGATCATATATTTTTGGACAGTGGAATTTCGCTGTATAAGTTGATACAAGTACTTaaatataaaagacttgacttgctTGGGGACCTGATTGAAGAACAGACTGGTCTCGCTCCAAATCTGATTGAATATGGAAAGTGGAAAG CTTCTTTTCAAGTGGAAAATAATGGTTTTGTTGACGCGCCTTCACATCATTGTTCAACTCAACG TTTGCAGGAGTCGGCTGCAGGAGTGACAAGCCATAGAACTTTAGCCACTACTTCGGCAAATTCCTTGAAAAAATCTACTAGCAATCACATCTCAAACCTGAGCTGGAGTGCATTCAGGAGGCCACGGTGGCAATATAAGCGAGGAAGTACTCAAACTTCAGCTCCAACCTTGAGTAAAAGCCCTGAGAAAGGAACTTCGGGTCTGTCTACATGCACTTCAATGAAAAGTGTCACTGTAGAAATTCCTAGTGAGAACATTACAGATCCTCTTAGTCCTGAGGATATAAAGCCTAATTTTGCAGCAGATGCTGCAGTAATATCAACCTCATCGGAGTGCGATCCTATAGATCTAGCATTTTCTTTATCAAGCCCAATTTCAATTGTTCAAGAGCCACCCCTGAGTCACCACATGGACTCAAAGACGAAAGAACCTCGGCGAACAAAAGTGAG GGATAACTCCTTGCACCCGCTGGTTTTCAAGGAAGGCGGCCTTCCAGACCTTACTTTGTTGACTTACAAGTTGAAGCACGGAGAG GTTCTAAAGCAAGGCTATAAACGGGGAGCAGGTATAGTCTGTGATTGCtgcaatgaagag CTTACTCCTTCACAGTTTGAAGACCATGCTGGAATGGGGAAAAGACGACAACC GTATCGTAACATTTATACCTCAGAAGGATTGACACTTCATGAGCTGGCACTAAAACTGCAAGACAGTTTAAATTCAAATGGAGTCAGCAGCATTGATTTCTCTGACATTGATGACCCTCATAACATTGCTACTTCAG GTTGTAGGAAAGAACCTTCTACCACCAGTACACCTCTCATTGTTCCATTGAAACGGACATTACAAGGAAGAGTTGTTGATACTGAGAGCTGCCATTTATGTGG CAATGCCTGTACGACTATTGGGGTAATCGGTGAAGACATGATTATCTTCTGTAACCAG TGTGAGAGGCCATGCCATGTGAAATGCTACAATAGTGGATTCCAAGAAAACAAC GAACCTCTGAATGTTTTGAGAGAATATATGCAGTGTCACTTCTTCTGCTGTAAAAAATGTCAGTTACTTCGTGCTTCTTTGCACCAAGAACTAAATAAGCGGGAAAAGATCAGACATAAAAGATCCAATGTTTGTTGGCACCTTTTAAGTGGAATGAATCCGAGGCGTGATGTGCAGCAGTTCATAGATCAGGTTATTGGAATCTTCAAA GTTGCATTCCCGGAAACAGCTGACCCGGAAAGTGATATCATACGAGATATGGTTATTGC CACGGATGTAGGAGGAAAAAATGATTTTAGAGGAATGTATTGTGCAGTACTAACCACAAGCAG TAAACTTGTTGTGTCAGCTGCAATTCTGAAAGTGCGCACGGAAGAAGTTGCAGAACTTGTCCTTGTCGCTACACATAATGAGTGCAGAAAAAAG GGCTACTTCAGACTTCTCTTGAGACAAATCGAATCACATCTGACAGCCCTGAATGTTCAGCTTCTTACGGCGCACGTTGATCCTGAAATGGTACCAATCTGGTCCAAGAAACTTGGCTTCACCATTTTATCAGATCAAGAG AAGTCGTCACTGCTAGAGGCACACCCCTTGGTGATGTTCGAGGGCCTAACATTGATGCAGAAATCATTAGCTATCAAGCCTGATCTCGAGGTTTTGAGTAACCAAGTTACAATGGGAGAACCGAGTGCACCTGATCTCAAGATTTCGAGTAACCAAGTTACAATGCGAGAACGGAGTGCACCTGATCTCAATGTTTTGAGTAACCAAGTTACAATGGGAGAACCGAGTGCAGTCTTTGTAGCTTATGCTCTCTAA